TGAGTCATGGCCCGTGAGTACCCCCTCGATCGCTACCGCAACATCGGCATCATGGCGCACATCGATGCCGGCAAGACGACGACCACGGAGCGCATTCTCTTCTACACCGGCGCCATCCACCGGATGGGCGAGGTGCACGAAGGCAACACCACCACCGACTGGATGGTCCAGGAGCGTGAGCGCGGCATTACGATCACGTCCGCCGCCATCTCCGCCTTCTGGGCCCGGCACGACCAGCGCTACCGCGTCAACATCATCGACACGCCGGGACACGTGGACTTCACCATCGAGGTGGAGCGCAGCCTGCGCGTGCTGGACGGCGCCATCACGGTGTTCGACGCGGTGAACGGCGTGGAGCCGCAGTCGGAGACGGTGTGGCGCCAGGCGGACAAGTACAAGGTCCCTCGCATCTGCTTCATCAACAAGATGGACCGGGTGGGCGCCGACTTCGAGATGTCCGTGGGGACCATCCGCGAGAAGCTGGGCGCGCGTGCGGTCCGCATGCAGCTGCCGCTGGGCGCGGAGGACAAGCACCGCGGCGTCATCGACCTGCTGAAGATGAAGGCCCTGGTATTCCAGGACTCGGAGCAGGGCAGCCACTACGAAGAGTCGGACATCCCCGAGGAGTTCAAGGAGGCGGCGGATGCTGCCCGCGCCGAGCTGCTGGAGGCCGCGGCCGAGCAGGATGACGCGCTGACGGAGAAGTTCCTCGAGGGCGTGGAGCTGACCGAGGACGAAGTGCGTGGCGCCATCCGCAAGGGCTGCCTGGGCCTGAAGCTGTTCCCGGTGTTCTGCGGTTCGGCCTTCCGCCACAAGGGCGTGCAGCCGCTGCTGGACGCGGTGGTGGACTACCTGCCCAGCCCGCTGGAGGTGCCGCCCATCCACGGCAAGACGCCCAACGGCGAGGATGCCGTGCGCGAGACGCGGGACGACGCGCCCTTCAGCGCGCTGGCGTTCAAGATCATGAACGACCCCGCGTTCCAGTCCCAGACGCTGACGTTTCTCCGCGTGTACTCCGGCAAGCTGGAGGCGGGCACTGCGGTGTGGAACTCGGTGAAGGGCAAGCGCGAGCGCATCAGCCGGCTCGTGCAGATGCGCGCGGACAAGAAGGACGAAATCACCGAGTGCTATGCCGGTGATATCTGCGCCGTGGTGGGCCTGAAGCTGGCCGGCACGGGCGACACGCTCTGCGACGACAAGCAGCCCATCATCCTGGAGCGGATGGATTTCCCCGAGCCGGTCATCGACATCGCCATCGAGCCGAAGTCGACGGCGGACCAGGACAAGATCCTCCAGTCGCTGCAGCGCCTGGCCATGGAGGACCCGTCCTTCCGCGTAAGGACGAACGAAGAGACAGGGCAGACGCTCATCGCAGGCATGGGCGAACTCCACCTGGAAATCATCGTCGACCGCCTCCTGCGCGAGTTCAAGGTCGACGCGAACATCGGCAAGCCCCAGGTGGCCTACCGCGAGACCGTCACCACGCAGGTGGAGATGGAAGGGAAGTACATCCGCCAGACGGGTGGCCGAGGCCAGTACGGCCATATCTGGCTGCGCGTGGCCCCCAATGAGCCGGGGAAGGGATTCTCCTTCGAGAACAAGGTCACCGGCGGCGTGGTCTCCAAGGAGTTCGTCGACGCGGTGAAGGCCGGGTGCGCCGAGGCCATGCAGAACGGCCCGGTGGCCGGCTACCCCATGGTGGACGTGAAGGTGGAGGCCTTCGACGGCTCCATGCACGACGTGGACTCCAGCGAGATTGCGTTCAAGATCGCCGGCTCGCTGGCCTTCAAGGACGCCGTGCGCATGGCCACGCCCGTGCTCCTCGAGCCCATCATGAACTGCGAAATCGTCACGCCTGATGACTTCATGGGCGACGTCATCGGCGACCTGAACGGGCGGCGTGGGAAGGTGCAGGGGATGACCCCCCGGCCTGGTCGTGTGCAGGCCATCCAGGCGCAGGTGCCCCTGGCGGCCATGTTCGGCTACTCGACCGACCTGCGCAGCCGCAGCCAGGGAAGGGCGACCTACACCATGCAGTTCAGTCACTACGCGCCCGCGCCCAAGACGGCGCTCAACCG
This window of the Myxococcus xanthus genome carries:
- the fusA gene encoding elongation factor G is translated as MAREYPLDRYRNIGIMAHIDAGKTTTTERILFYTGAIHRMGEVHEGNTTTDWMVQERERGITITSAAISAFWARHDQRYRVNIIDTPGHVDFTIEVERSLRVLDGAITVFDAVNGVEPQSETVWRQADKYKVPRICFINKMDRVGADFEMSVGTIREKLGARAVRMQLPLGAEDKHRGVIDLLKMKALVFQDSEQGSHYEESDIPEEFKEAADAARAELLEAAAEQDDALTEKFLEGVELTEDEVRGAIRKGCLGLKLFPVFCGSAFRHKGVQPLLDAVVDYLPSPLEVPPIHGKTPNGEDAVRETRDDAPFSALAFKIMNDPAFQSQTLTFLRVYSGKLEAGTAVWNSVKGKRERISRLVQMRADKKDEITECYAGDICAVVGLKLAGTGDTLCDDKQPIILERMDFPEPVIDIAIEPKSTADQDKILQSLQRLAMEDPSFRVRTNEETGQTLIAGMGELHLEIIVDRLLREFKVDANIGKPQVAYRETVTTQVEMEGKYIRQTGGRGQYGHIWLRVAPNEPGKGFSFENKVTGGVVSKEFVDAVKAGCAEAMQNGPVAGYPMVDVKVEAFDGSMHDVDSSEIAFKIAGSLAFKDAVRMATPVLLEPIMNCEIVTPDDFMGDVIGDLNGRRGKVQGMTPRPGRVQAIQAQVPLAAMFGYSTDLRSRSQGRATYTMQFSHYAPAPKTALNR